Genomic DNA from Acidobacteriota bacterium:
GGTTGCGCGGCGTTCACGTCGGCTTTGGCTTTGAGCAGCGCGGTTAGCGCCTTGTGATCGCGGCGTTTGACGGCATCCAGCAGGCTGGCAATACCGTTGGCAAAACAGAGTGCCGCAGCCAGCAACAACGCGCCGCTACTTTGCAACCAGAACTTTATGTTCATTGGATTCTCTCGCTTCATCGTAGCTCAATTCAGCTAAAGCGCCGTCTGAGCAATTACTTTGCCCTTGTGACTCTGAAATTGAAGGCCAGCATCAAACCCAAGACACTCAGCACAACCAACAACGCCAGACCTGCCAGCCCGAGCAACTTATCCAGCCACTTTACGCCCGTCCATTGCAGATAATGGATTTTGTAAAGCCGATCTATTCGATCCGTATCCGGCCCGCGTTGCTGCACGCTCATCCGATTCCAGTCAAAGGTGATTTTGACGTTCGTGCTGGTCGTGATCGTTGCGCCGTTGATGGCGGCCACCGCTCCGTAACGGTTTGGATTCGCCGTAAAAGCGTCTTGCAACAACCTGCGGACATCTTCCTCGCTAGGTTTCGCGCGCGACACTAACGTAGCTGGATCAAGCTGCTGCCAGCCTTGCGCTGTACGCACGAGCAGGTGATTTCCCAGAATCGTTTTTGTGTAT
This window encodes:
- a CDS encoding PepSY domain-containing protein, which codes for MTIRKTHRVLGLVMLLPLFGWAITGLVFFLKPGYEGAYELLQLKTYPLEQPVAVTPNPSWQEFRYTKTILGNHLLVRTAQGWQQLDPATLVSRAKPSEEDVRRLLQDAFTANPNRYGAVAAINGATITTSTNVKITFDWNRMSVQQRGPDTDRIDRLYKIHYLQWTGVKWLDKLLGLAGLALLVVLSVLGLMLAFNFRVTRAK